The following are encoded together in the Primulina tabacum isolate GXHZ01 chromosome 18, ASM2559414v2, whole genome shotgun sequence genome:
- the LOC142533907 gene encoding uncharacterized protein LOC142533907 isoform X4 encodes MGMRLMPDAEEGETLIRRHNRQPKCVDQSLFLNFAMHSVRMEACDCPPSHNSSSDENFRSSNYPDRYMSSDGSLQSLDHLAHGHASLESDGIRGKGYARNQDFKLDEKENLFWGKKKNKRHKDLDGANEVSEVKEKLRHPVQESEKYRRAGEDAFLRMLFLQFHNFRLLLGSDLLIFSNEKYAAVSLHLWDVSRKVTPLTWLEAWLDNFMASVPELAICYHQDGVVQGYELLKTDDIFLLKGVSDEGTPAFQPHVVQQNGLSVLRFLEENCKQDPGSYWLCKSAGEDVIQLFDLSVLPQTHGADRCHDSAGSLPSLLYRGRSDSILSLGTLLYRIAHRLSLSMQSPDNRARCYSFFKKCLSFLDEPNHLVVRALAHEQFARLLLSYDEDLELTSDMFPVESEVTIANAEEESFVFINGLSATSVQNIVNSPAKEAEQPENALHLQNFVRENSAEISSTENIYSSDNQLVSGAGVADEKQSTLGNAEFVVSDISKSSDDVVETVSDPLSSKLAAIHHVSQAIKSLRWTRQLQTARPELNVENGFEDDLPSSMDFSVCACGDSDCIEVCDIREWLPTSKIDDKLLKLVLLLGESYLALGQAYKDAGQLCQALKVVELACLIYGSMPQDTRFISSMVCSSAMQPEIKGRSENMKSFMGDFCLTFDGLSSNYLFWSKAWTLVGDVFVEFYLMKGQETSRQAERKHSTKDLKMSSEVLKEVERLKKKMSQYNQNCSSCSLINCSCRSDRASSGSSASSSTRGRQSSGYGRKQGKISQGRSSPYLRVGKYGDDLQKVGQNNSFQSENLKHHKIDPRNETYRVLDGLQEMNLEAIGSERETGSMEKDNEGSMQKDCSSETSIKGEHAAKRGGIFKYLRGSIFGDVDSTLSVTLNCYEEAGKAMEGLPASSAELQSVVKKKGWVCNELGRIRLESKDLGKAETAFLKAIDAFRQVEDHINIILINCNLGHGRRSLAEDMISRIESLKKHARFRSAYLHALETTKLQYGEALRYYGAAKTELNTLAEKTCPVSASLKNEVSTQLAHTYLKLGMLLARENTVGEVHENCALEDCTSSSPVQTHIEHRKHEISANDAIREALSLYESLGDLRRQETAYAHFQLACYQRDCCLRFLELDQMNNLAKGENSVVQKVKQYASLAERNWQKSMDFYGPKTHPVMYLTILIDMSALSSSLSDYLHSTWMLDSALTRLLEGHHVSEEASPSLNDLNPEVCAKFWSQLQTLLKSMLATTRRTKTNNFPSNIQQSPSGKSSDAKKLSELYRMSLKSTDFRQLSIMQRLWTS; translated from the exons ATGGGGATGAGATTGAT GCCTGATGCTGAAGAGGGAGAAACACTTATTCGAAGACATAATCGTCAGCCAAAATGTGTAGATCAGTCATTGTTTCTGAATTTTGCTATGCATTCAGTAAGAATGGAGGCTTGTGATTGCCCACCTAGTCACAATTCTTCGTCAGATGAGAATTTTAGATCATCTAATTATCCTGATCGATACATGTCAAGTGATGGCTCACTTCAATCTTTGGACCATCTGGCACATGGACATGCTTCCTTAGAGAGTGATGGCATTCGAGGAAAAGGCTATGCCCGTAATCAGGACTTCAAGTTGGATGAAAAGGAAAATTTGTTTTGGGGGAAGAAGAAGAATAAGAGGCATAAAGATCTTGATGGTGCCAATGAGGTCTCAGAAGTTAAAGAAAAGCTGAGGCACCCTGTGCAAGAATCTGAAAAGTACCGAAGAGCTGGTGAAGATGCATTCTTAAGGATGCTGTTTTTGCAGTTTCACAATTTCCGTTTGCTTCTCGGTAGTGACTTGCTCATTTTTAGTAACGAAAAATATGCTGCCGTGAGCTTGCACTTGTGGGATGTGTCAAGGAAG GTCACCCCATTAACCTGGCTTGAAGCTTGGCTTGACAACTTTATGGCCAGTGTTCCGGAATTGGCCATCTGCTATCATCAAGATGGTGTTGTTCAAGGTTATGAACTACTGAAAACGGatgatatttttcttcttaaggGTGTCTCTGACGAAGGAACTCCAGCTTTCCAGCCCCATGTCGTCCAACAGAATGGACTTTCTGTTTTGAGGTTTCTTGAGGAAAACTGCAAGCAAGATCCTGGTTCTTACTGG CTGTGTAAAAGCGCTGGAGAAGATGTCATCCAACTGTTTGATCTTTCTGTCCTTCCCCAAACCCATGGTGCTGATCGTTGTCATGATAGCGCTGGTTCTCTGCCATCTTTATTATACAGAGGCAGAAGTGATTCAATACTCTCATTGGGCACTCTACTGTACCGAATTGCACATAGACTTTCACTCTCAATG cAGTCTCCAGATAACAGGGCGAGGTGCTAtagttttttcaaaaaatgtcTCAGTTTCCTGGATGAGCCAAATCATCTA GTTGTACGTGCACTGGCGCACGAACAATTTGCCAGGCTCCTCTTAAGTTATGATGAAGATTTGGAGTTGACATCAGATATGTTCCCAGTTGAGTCTGAAGTTACCATTGCCAACGCTGAAGAAGAGTCCTTTGTGTTTATAAATGGATTGTCTGCTACAAGTGTCCAAAATATTGTTAATTCCCCTGCTAAAGAAGCTGAACAACCTGAAAATGCACTGCATCTGCAAAATTTTGTAAGAGAAAATTCAGCTGAGATATCATCCACTGAAAACATATATTCATCTGACAACCAATTAGTATCGGGTGCAGGAGTGGCAGATGAGAAACAGTCCACTCTTGGTAACGCTGAATTTGTGGTCTCTGATATTTCTAAATCCTCGGATGATGTGGTGGAGACTGTTTCTGATCCATTATCCTCCAAACTGGCTGCAATACATCATGTCTCTCAAGCCATCAAATCTCTCCGATGGACTCGTCAACTACAAACTGCCAGACCTGAGCTAAATGTTGAAAATGGATTTGAGGATGATCTACCTTCGTCAATGGACTTTTCTGTTTGTGCCTGTGGGGACTCTGACTGTATTGAAGTTTGTGACATTCGTGAGTGGCTCCCTACATCAAAAATAGATGATAAACTGTTAAAACTTGTCCTATTGCTTGGAGAATCCTATTTGGCCCTCGGCCAGGCTTATAAGGATGCTGGCCAGCTGTGTCAAGCCTTGAAGGTTGTAGAATTGGCTTGTTTAATTTATGGATCAATGCCTCAAGACACAAGATTTATCTCTTCCATGGTTTGTAGCTCGGCAATGCAGCCAGAAATTAAAGGTAGAAGTGAAAATATGAAGTCTTTCATGGGTGACTTTTGTTTGACCTTTGATGGCTTATCTTCTAATTACCTGTTCTGGTCCAAGGCTTGGACTCTTGTTGGGGATGTGTTTGTCGAGTTTTACTTGATGAAAGGACAAGAAACCTCAAGGCAGGCAGAAAGAAAACACAGCACCAAGGACTTGAAAATGTCATCCGAAGTATTAAAAGAGGTTGAAAGGCTGAAGAAGAAAATGagtcaatataatcagaattgtAGTTCATGTTCTTTGATAAATTGCAGCTGCCGGAGTGATAGGGCCAGTAGTGGGAGCAGTGCTAGCAGCAGCACCAGAGGTAGACAATCGTCGGGTTATGGCAGAAAGCAGGGTAAAATATCACAGGGCAGAAGCAGCCCCTATTTACGAGTTGGCAAATATGGTGATGATCTTCAGAAAGTGGGCCAGAACAACTCTTTTCAAAGTGAAAATTTGAAGCACCACAAAATTGATCCAAGGAATGAAACATATAGGGTTTTGGATGGTTTGCAGGAAATGAACTTGGAAGCAATCGGATCTGAAAGAGAAACGGGTTCTATGGAGAAGGATAATGAAGGGTCCATGCAAAAAGATTGTTCTTCGGAGACCTCCATTAAAGGAGAGCATGCTGCAAAACGTGGTGGTATATTTAAATACCTGAGGGGTTCAATATTTGGAGATGTAGATTCTACTCTCTCTGTTACCCTGAACTGCTATGAAGAAGCTGGAAAAGCTATGGAAGGACTTCCTGCAAGTTCAGCTGAACTACAATCTGTAGTTAAAAAGAAAGGATGGGTGTGCAATGAGCTCGGACGAATCAGGCTAGAAAGTAAAGATCTGGGCAAAGCTGAAACTGCTTTTCTCAAAGCAATTGATGCGTTTAGACAAGTTGAGgaccacatcaatatcattttgatcaacTGCAATTTAGGCCATGGGCGCCGCTCGTTAGCAGAAGATATGATATCAAGGATTGAAAGTCTCAAGAAACACGCTAGATTCCGAAGTGCATATTTGCATGCCCTTGAGACCACCAAATTACAATACGGTGAAGCACTAAGGTATTATGGTGCCGCAAAAACAGAACTAAATACACTTGCTGAAAAAACATGTCCTGTCTCCGCCAGTTTGAAGAATGAAGTGAGCACGCAGCTTGCCCATACATACCTGAAGCTTGGCATGCTATTGGCCAGAGAAAATACTGTTGGTGAGGTTCATGAAAATTGTGCGCTAGAAGATTGCACTAGTTCTTCACCGGTGCAAACTCATATAGAGCATAGGAAACATGAAATATCAGCAAATGATGCAATCAGGGAAGCTTTGTCGCTATACGAGTCGCTGGGTGACTTGCGAAGGCAGGAGACTGCGTATGCTCACTTTCAACTTGCTTGTTATCAACGAGATTGTTGCTTGAGGTTTTTAGAGTTAGATCAAATGAACAATTTGGCAAAAGGTGAAAACAGTGTGGTTCAAAAGGTAAAGCAGTATGCTTCCCTGGCCGAAAGGAATTGGCAAAAGTCCATGGATTTCTATGGGCCAAAAACACACCCTGTGATGTATCTGACTATTCTTATTGATATGTCAGCTTTGTCTTCAAGCCTCTCAGATTACCTTCACTCTACTTGG ATGCTCGACTCTGCTCTAACTCGGCTGCTTGAAGGGCACCATGTATCTGAAGAAGCATCACCATCACTAAACGACCTAAATCCCGAGGTCTGTGCTAAATTTTGGAGTCAGCTGCAAACGTTGTTGAAGAGTATGTTAGCCACAACACGGCGCACAAAAACAAACAATTTTCCATCCAACATCCAGCAATCTCCATCTGGTAAATCTTCAGATGCTAAAAAGCTCTCTGAGCTATATAGGATGTCACTGAAGTCCACTGATTTTCGGCAGTTGTCAATCATGCAGAGGTTGTGGACATCATAA
- the LOC142533907 gene encoding uncharacterized protein LOC142533907 isoform X3: MSFMMSPRSPWFLLSIRMVKAPRYQMIPTETDLNALPLLSSIPDRVLPIAAAQSRTSSDSQWQDEPIMSSLVRKGEALAVSGLVEYGDEIDVISPTDILKQIFKIPYSKARVSIAVHRVGQTLILNAGPDAEEGETLIRRHNRQPKCVDQSLFLNFAMHSVRMEACDCPPSHNSSSDENFRSSNYPDRYMSSDGSLQSLDHLAHGHASLESDGIRGKGYARNQDFKLDEKENLFWGKKKNKRHKDLDGANEVSEVKEKLRHPVQESEKYRRAGEDAFLRMLFLQFHNFRLLLGSDLLIFSNEKYAAVSLHLWDVSRKVTPLTWLEAWLDNFMASVPELAICYHQDGVVQGYELLKTDDIFLLKGVSDEGTPAFQPHVVQQNGLSVLRFLEENCKQDPGSYWLCKSAGEDVIQLFDLSVLPQTHGADRCHDSAGSLPSLLYRGRSDSILSLGTLLYRIAHRLSLSMQSPDNRARCYSFFKKCLSFLDEPNHLVVRALAHEQFARLLLSYDEDLELTSDMFPVESEVTIANAEEESFVFINGLSATSVQNIVNSPAKEAEQPENALHLQNFVRENSAEISSTENIYSSDNQLVSGAGVADEKQSTLGNAEFVVSDISKSSDDVVETVSDPLSSKLAAIHHVSQAIKSLRWTRQLQTARPELNVENGFEDDLPSSMDFSVCACGDSDCIEVCDIREWLPTSKIDDKLLKLVLLLGESYLALGQAYKDAGQLCQALKVVELACLIYGSMPQDTRFISSMVCSSAMQPEIKGRSENMKSFMGDFCLTFDGLSSNYLFWSKAWTLVGDVFVEFYLMKGQETSRQAERKHSTKDLKMSSEVLKEVERLKKKMSQYNQNCSSCSLINCSCRSDRASSGSSASSSTRGRQSSGYGRKQGKISQGRSSPYLRVGKYGDDLQKVGQNNSFQSENLKHHKIDPRNETYRVLDGLQEMNLEAIGSERETGSMEKDNEGSMQKDCSSETSIKGEHAAKRGGIFKYLRGSIFGDVDSTLSVTLNCYEEAGKAMEGLPASSAELQSVVKKKGWVCNELGRIRLESKDLGKAETAFLKAIDAFRQVEDHINIILINCNLGHGRRSLAEDMISRIESLKKHARFRSAYLHALETTKLQYGEALRYYGAAKTELNTLAEKTCPVSASLKNEVSTQLAHTYLKLGMLLARENTVGEVHENCALEDCTSSSPVQTHIEHRKHEISANDAIREALSLYESLGDLRRQETAYAHFQLACYQRDCCLRFLELDQMNNLAKGENSVVQKVKQYASLAERNWQKSMDFYGPKTHPVMYLTILIDMSALSSSLSDYLHSTWMLDSALTRLLEGHHVSEEASPSLNDLNPEVCAKFWSQLQTLLKSMLATTRRTKTNNFPSNIQQSPSGKSSDAKKLSELYRMSLKSTDFRQLSIMQRLWTS; encoded by the exons ATGAGTTTCATGATGTCTCCTCGGTCGCCCTGGTTCCTTCTATCCATACGTAT GGTAAAGGCTCCAAGGTATCAGATGATTCCTACAGAAACGGATTTGAATGCACTTCCTTTGCTTTCAAGTATTCCAGATAGAGTACTCCCGATTGCAGCTGCACAGTCAAGGACAAGCAGTG ATTCACAATGGCAAGATGAGCCAATCATGTCAAGTCTTGTGAGGAAAGGTGAAGCACTTGCCGTATCTGGTTTGGTGGAGTATGGGGATGAGATTGATGTAATCTCCCcaactgatattttaaaacaaatatttaagataCCATACTCCAAGGCACGAGTCTCAATAGCTGTTCACCGTGTTGGGCAGACACTTATCCTGAATGCTGG GCCTGATGCTGAAGAGGGAGAAACACTTATTCGAAGACATAATCGTCAGCCAAAATGTGTAGATCAGTCATTGTTTCTGAATTTTGCTATGCATTCAGTAAGAATGGAGGCTTGTGATTGCCCACCTAGTCACAATTCTTCGTCAGATGAGAATTTTAGATCATCTAATTATCCTGATCGATACATGTCAAGTGATGGCTCACTTCAATCTTTGGACCATCTGGCACATGGACATGCTTCCTTAGAGAGTGATGGCATTCGAGGAAAAGGCTATGCCCGTAATCAGGACTTCAAGTTGGATGAAAAGGAAAATTTGTTTTGGGGGAAGAAGAAGAATAAGAGGCATAAAGATCTTGATGGTGCCAATGAGGTCTCAGAAGTTAAAGAAAAGCTGAGGCACCCTGTGCAAGAATCTGAAAAGTACCGAAGAGCTGGTGAAGATGCATTCTTAAGGATGCTGTTTTTGCAGTTTCACAATTTCCGTTTGCTTCTCGGTAGTGACTTGCTCATTTTTAGTAACGAAAAATATGCTGCCGTGAGCTTGCACTTGTGGGATGTGTCAAGGAAG GTCACCCCATTAACCTGGCTTGAAGCTTGGCTTGACAACTTTATGGCCAGTGTTCCGGAATTGGCCATCTGCTATCATCAAGATGGTGTTGTTCAAGGTTATGAACTACTGAAAACGGatgatatttttcttcttaaggGTGTCTCTGACGAAGGAACTCCAGCTTTCCAGCCCCATGTCGTCCAACAGAATGGACTTTCTGTTTTGAGGTTTCTTGAGGAAAACTGCAAGCAAGATCCTGGTTCTTACTGG CTGTGTAAAAGCGCTGGAGAAGATGTCATCCAACTGTTTGATCTTTCTGTCCTTCCCCAAACCCATGGTGCTGATCGTTGTCATGATAGCGCTGGTTCTCTGCCATCTTTATTATACAGAGGCAGAAGTGATTCAATACTCTCATTGGGCACTCTACTGTACCGAATTGCACATAGACTTTCACTCTCAATG cAGTCTCCAGATAACAGGGCGAGGTGCTAtagttttttcaaaaaatgtcTCAGTTTCCTGGATGAGCCAAATCATCTA GTTGTACGTGCACTGGCGCACGAACAATTTGCCAGGCTCCTCTTAAGTTATGATGAAGATTTGGAGTTGACATCAGATATGTTCCCAGTTGAGTCTGAAGTTACCATTGCCAACGCTGAAGAAGAGTCCTTTGTGTTTATAAATGGATTGTCTGCTACAAGTGTCCAAAATATTGTTAATTCCCCTGCTAAAGAAGCTGAACAACCTGAAAATGCACTGCATCTGCAAAATTTTGTAAGAGAAAATTCAGCTGAGATATCATCCACTGAAAACATATATTCATCTGACAACCAATTAGTATCGGGTGCAGGAGTGGCAGATGAGAAACAGTCCACTCTTGGTAACGCTGAATTTGTGGTCTCTGATATTTCTAAATCCTCGGATGATGTGGTGGAGACTGTTTCTGATCCATTATCCTCCAAACTGGCTGCAATACATCATGTCTCTCAAGCCATCAAATCTCTCCGATGGACTCGTCAACTACAAACTGCCAGACCTGAGCTAAATGTTGAAAATGGATTTGAGGATGATCTACCTTCGTCAATGGACTTTTCTGTTTGTGCCTGTGGGGACTCTGACTGTATTGAAGTTTGTGACATTCGTGAGTGGCTCCCTACATCAAAAATAGATGATAAACTGTTAAAACTTGTCCTATTGCTTGGAGAATCCTATTTGGCCCTCGGCCAGGCTTATAAGGATGCTGGCCAGCTGTGTCAAGCCTTGAAGGTTGTAGAATTGGCTTGTTTAATTTATGGATCAATGCCTCAAGACACAAGATTTATCTCTTCCATGGTTTGTAGCTCGGCAATGCAGCCAGAAATTAAAGGTAGAAGTGAAAATATGAAGTCTTTCATGGGTGACTTTTGTTTGACCTTTGATGGCTTATCTTCTAATTACCTGTTCTGGTCCAAGGCTTGGACTCTTGTTGGGGATGTGTTTGTCGAGTTTTACTTGATGAAAGGACAAGAAACCTCAAGGCAGGCAGAAAGAAAACACAGCACCAAGGACTTGAAAATGTCATCCGAAGTATTAAAAGAGGTTGAAAGGCTGAAGAAGAAAATGagtcaatataatcagaattgtAGTTCATGTTCTTTGATAAATTGCAGCTGCCGGAGTGATAGGGCCAGTAGTGGGAGCAGTGCTAGCAGCAGCACCAGAGGTAGACAATCGTCGGGTTATGGCAGAAAGCAGGGTAAAATATCACAGGGCAGAAGCAGCCCCTATTTACGAGTTGGCAAATATGGTGATGATCTTCAGAAAGTGGGCCAGAACAACTCTTTTCAAAGTGAAAATTTGAAGCACCACAAAATTGATCCAAGGAATGAAACATATAGGGTTTTGGATGGTTTGCAGGAAATGAACTTGGAAGCAATCGGATCTGAAAGAGAAACGGGTTCTATGGAGAAGGATAATGAAGGGTCCATGCAAAAAGATTGTTCTTCGGAGACCTCCATTAAAGGAGAGCATGCTGCAAAACGTGGTGGTATATTTAAATACCTGAGGGGTTCAATATTTGGAGATGTAGATTCTACTCTCTCTGTTACCCTGAACTGCTATGAAGAAGCTGGAAAAGCTATGGAAGGACTTCCTGCAAGTTCAGCTGAACTACAATCTGTAGTTAAAAAGAAAGGATGGGTGTGCAATGAGCTCGGACGAATCAGGCTAGAAAGTAAAGATCTGGGCAAAGCTGAAACTGCTTTTCTCAAAGCAATTGATGCGTTTAGACAAGTTGAGgaccacatcaatatcattttgatcaacTGCAATTTAGGCCATGGGCGCCGCTCGTTAGCAGAAGATATGATATCAAGGATTGAAAGTCTCAAGAAACACGCTAGATTCCGAAGTGCATATTTGCATGCCCTTGAGACCACCAAATTACAATACGGTGAAGCACTAAGGTATTATGGTGCCGCAAAAACAGAACTAAATACACTTGCTGAAAAAACATGTCCTGTCTCCGCCAGTTTGAAGAATGAAGTGAGCACGCAGCTTGCCCATACATACCTGAAGCTTGGCATGCTATTGGCCAGAGAAAATACTGTTGGTGAGGTTCATGAAAATTGTGCGCTAGAAGATTGCACTAGTTCTTCACCGGTGCAAACTCATATAGAGCATAGGAAACATGAAATATCAGCAAATGATGCAATCAGGGAAGCTTTGTCGCTATACGAGTCGCTGGGTGACTTGCGAAGGCAGGAGACTGCGTATGCTCACTTTCAACTTGCTTGTTATCAACGAGATTGTTGCTTGAGGTTTTTAGAGTTAGATCAAATGAACAATTTGGCAAAAGGTGAAAACAGTGTGGTTCAAAAGGTAAAGCAGTATGCTTCCCTGGCCGAAAGGAATTGGCAAAAGTCCATGGATTTCTATGGGCCAAAAACACACCCTGTGATGTATCTGACTATTCTTATTGATATGTCAGCTTTGTCTTCAAGCCTCTCAGATTACCTTCACTCTACTTGG ATGCTCGACTCTGCTCTAACTCGGCTGCTTGAAGGGCACCATGTATCTGAAGAAGCATCACCATCACTAAACGACCTAAATCCCGAGGTCTGTGCTAAATTTTGGAGTCAGCTGCAAACGTTGTTGAAGAGTATGTTAGCCACAACACGGCGCACAAAAACAAACAATTTTCCATCCAACATCCAGCAATCTCCATCTGGTAAATCTTCAGATGCTAAAAAGCTCTCTGAGCTATATAGGATGTCACTGAAGTCCACTGATTTTCGGCAGTTGTCAATCATGCAGAGGTTGTGGACATCATAA